A stretch of Arachis hypogaea cultivar Tifrunner chromosome 15, arahy.Tifrunner.gnm2.J5K5, whole genome shotgun sequence DNA encodes these proteins:
- the LOC112748260 gene encoding uncharacterized protein, which translates to MGNCQAAEAATVVIQHPGNKIERIYWSVSARQVMDSNPGHYVAHVIHSSNHFKLLRPNDTLLIGQLYRLISFQDVLKEFAAKKSVKLGKLLKDRPALGVEMKHKDLTNPNPSTAKVEPGGEVHGMRSSSSSKKKKKGSGGGGQQWRPALQSIAEFGT; encoded by the exons ATGGGAAACTGTCAGGCGGCAGAAGCAGCCACCGTGGTGATCCAGCATCCAGGGAACAAGATCGAGAGGATTTACTGGTCTGTTAGTGCTCGCCAGGTGATGGACTCCAACCCTGGTCACTACGTTGCGCATGTCATTCACTCTTCCAACCACTTCAAGCTTCTTCGTCCCAATGATACGTTGCTTATTGGCCAGCTTTACCGCTTAATCAGTTTTCAAG ATGTGTTAAAGGAGTTTGCTGCCAAGAAATCCGTTAAACTTGGCAAGCTGCTCAAGGACAGACCTGCTCTAGGGGTTGAAATGAAGCACAAAGATCTCACTAATCCCAATCCTTCTACTGCTAAG GTGGAACCGGGGGGAGAGGTTCATGGAATgagaagcagcagcagcagcaagaagaagaagaaaggaagtggCGGTGGGGGTCAACAATGGAGGCCAGCCTTACAGAGCATTGCAGAATTTGGAACTTGA